In Phyllopteryx taeniolatus isolate TA_2022b chromosome 6, UOR_Ptae_1.2, whole genome shotgun sequence, one genomic interval encodes:
- the sult2st3 gene encoding sulfotransferase family 2, cytosolic sulfotransferase 3 isoform X5, translating into MSWPSYIKYHGLALPPGAHSEESLEYAQNFAVEDTDVFTVTYPKSGTIWMQELLPLVLSGGDLTPIQTIPNWDRVPWLEEKRLKVVVDQLSSPRALVTHFPYQLMPQSFVYSKAKVIYVMRNPKDVIVSSYYFHQMATFLEDPGTWDEFMDKFLEGRVMFGKWTDHVKSWRHTELGDRIMYITYEQMIQDLPSAVRLISDFLGKNLSDKIIEKIAYHCSFKSMQANIMSNFSLVPKIYMDSDKSQFLRKGVVGDWRKHFSSEQLVHFSSVIYKELEGERFTLPWSLDGATDVANVLAQV; encoded by the exons ATGTCCTGGCCCAGCTACATCAAGTACCACGGCCTGGCCCTGCCACCCGGAGCACACTCTGAGGAGAGCTTGGAATATGCCCAAAACTTCGCTGTGGAGGACACTGACGTGTTTACTGTGACATATCCCAAATCAG GTACAATCTGGATGCAAGAGCTCCTCCCGCTGGTGCTGAGTGGGGGGGACTTGACGCCCATTCAAACCATTCCCAACTGGGATAGAGTTCCCTGGCTGGAGGAGAAAAGATTAAAAGTAGTTGTGGATCAATTGTCTTCTCCACGAGCGCTGGTCACACATTTTCCTTATCAACTCATGCCACAGTCCTTCGTCTACTCAAAAGCCAAG GTGATCTATGTAATGAGGAACCCCAAGGATGTCATTGTGTCTTCCTATTACTTCCACCAGATGGCCACTTTCCTTGAAGACCCTGGAACCTGGGATGAATTTATGGACAAATTCCTGGAAGGCAGAG tgatgtttgGCAAATGGACCGACCATGTCAAGAGTTGGAGGCACACAGAGCTGGGAGACCGAATCATGTATATCACATATGAGCAAATgattcag GACCTTCCTTCAGCTGTGCGTCTTATTTCCGATTTCCTGGGGAAGAACCTGAGTGACAAAATCATTGAGAAAATAGCCTACCACTGTTCTTTCAAATCCATGCAGGCCAACATCATGTCTAACTTCAGTTTGGTCCCCAAAATATACATGGACTCTGACAAGTCTCAGTTCCTTAGGAAAG gtgTTGTTGGAGACTGGAGAAAACATTTTAGCTCCGAGCAACTGGTCCACTTCTCCTCTGTCATTTACAAGGAGCTGGAGGGCGAGCGCTTCACTCTGCCatggagcctggatggcgcaACGGATGTAGCAAATGTGCTTGCACAAGTTTAA
- the sult2st3 gene encoding sulfotransferase family 2, cytosolic sulfotransferase 3 isoform X2, with the protein MSWPSYIKYHGLALPPGAHSEESLEYAQNFAVEDTDVFTVTYPKSGTIWMQELLPLVLSGGDLTPIQTIPNWDRVPWLEEKRLKVVVDQLSSPRALVTHFPYQLMPQSFVYSKAKVIYVMRNPKDVIVSSYYFHQMATFLEDPGTWDEFMDKFLEGRGFSLKKFLSLCGLAVTPCLVVMVGKAVVPLRIVMFGKWTDHVKSWRHTELGDRIMYITYEQMIQDLPSAVRLISDFLGKNLSDKIIEKIAYHCSFKSMQANIMSNFSLVPKIYMDSDKSQFLRKGVVGDWRKHFSSEQLVHFSSVIYKELEGERFTLPWSLDGATDVANVLAQV; encoded by the exons ATGTCCTGGCCCAGCTACATCAAGTACCACGGCCTGGCCCTGCCACCCGGAGCACACTCTGAGGAGAGCTTGGAATATGCCCAAAACTTCGCTGTGGAGGACACTGACGTGTTTACTGTGACATATCCCAAATCAG GTACAATCTGGATGCAAGAGCTCCTCCCGCTGGTGCTGAGTGGGGGGGACTTGACGCCCATTCAAACCATTCCCAACTGGGATAGAGTTCCCTGGCTGGAGGAGAAAAGATTAAAAGTAGTTGTGGATCAATTGTCTTCTCCACGAGCGCTGGTCACACATTTTCCTTATCAACTCATGCCACAGTCCTTCGTCTACTCAAAAGCCAAG GTGATCTATGTAATGAGGAACCCCAAGGATGTCATTGTGTCTTCCTATTACTTCCACCAGATGGCCACTTTCCTTGAAGACCCTGGAACCTGGGATGAATTTATGGACAAATTCCTGGAAGGCAGAGGTTTTAGTTTGAAAAAGTTTCTTTCCTTATGTGGGCTTGCCGTCACTCCATGCCTTGTTGTCATGGTAGGAAAGGCTGTTGTCCCCCTGAGAATAG tgatgtttgGCAAATGGACCGACCATGTCAAGAGTTGGAGGCACACAGAGCTGGGAGACCGAATCATGTATATCACATATGAGCAAATgattcag GACCTTCCTTCAGCTGTGCGTCTTATTTCCGATTTCCTGGGGAAGAACCTGAGTGACAAAATCATTGAGAAAATAGCCTACCACTGTTCTTTCAAATCCATGCAGGCCAACATCATGTCTAACTTCAGTTTGGTCCCCAAAATATACATGGACTCTGACAAGTCTCAGTTCCTTAGGAAAG gtgTTGTTGGAGACTGGAGAAAACATTTTAGCTCCGAGCAACTGGTCCACTTCTCCTCTGTCATTTACAAGGAGCTGGAGGGCGAGCGCTTCACTCTGCCatggagcctggatggcgcaACGGATGTAGCAAATGTGCTTGCACAAGTTTAA
- the sult2st3 gene encoding sulfotransferase family 2, cytosolic sulfotransferase 3 isoform X1 has protein sequence MLTQDLYFMYHGVMLPNETHSQESLTFFAQDFTFKDDDAIAVTYPKSGTIWMQELLPLVLSGGDLTPIQTIPNWDRVPWLEEKRLKVVVDQLSSPRALVTHFPYQLMPQSFVYSKAKVIYVMRNPKDVIVSSYYFHQMATFLEDPGTWDEFMDKFLEGRGFSLKKFLSLCGLAVTPCLVVMVGKAVVPLRIVMFGKWTDHVKSWRHTELGDRIMYITYEQMIQDLPSAVRLISDFLGKNLSDKIIEKIAYHCSFKSMQANIMSNFSLVPKIYMDSDKSQFLRKGVVGDWRKHFSSEQLVHFSSVIYKELEGERFTLPWSLDGATDVANVLAQV, from the exons ATGCTTACACAGGACCTTTATTTTATGTACCATGGAGTTATGCTGCCAAATGAAACCCACTCCCAAGAAAGCCTGACATTTTTTGCACAGGACTTCACGTTTAAAGACGATGACGCCATTGCCGTCACGTACCCAAAGTCAG GTACAATCTGGATGCAAGAGCTCCTCCCGCTGGTGCTGAGTGGGGGGGACTTGACGCCCATTCAAACCATTCCCAACTGGGATAGAGTTCCCTGGCTGGAGGAGAAAAGATTAAAAGTAGTTGTGGATCAATTGTCTTCTCCACGAGCGCTGGTCACACATTTTCCTTATCAACTCATGCCACAGTCCTTCGTCTACTCAAAAGCCAAG GTGATCTATGTAATGAGGAACCCCAAGGATGTCATTGTGTCTTCCTATTACTTCCACCAGATGGCCACTTTCCTTGAAGACCCTGGAACCTGGGATGAATTTATGGACAAATTCCTGGAAGGCAGAGGTTTTAGTTTGAAAAAGTTTCTTTCCTTATGTGGGCTTGCCGTCACTCCATGCCTTGTTGTCATGGTAGGAAAGGCTGTTGTCCCCCTGAGAATAG tgatgtttgGCAAATGGACCGACCATGTCAAGAGTTGGAGGCACACAGAGCTGGGAGACCGAATCATGTATATCACATATGAGCAAATgattcag GACCTTCCTTCAGCTGTGCGTCTTATTTCCGATTTCCTGGGGAAGAACCTGAGTGACAAAATCATTGAGAAAATAGCCTACCACTGTTCTTTCAAATCCATGCAGGCCAACATCATGTCTAACTTCAGTTTGGTCCCCAAAATATACATGGACTCTGACAAGTCTCAGTTCCTTAGGAAAG gtgTTGTTGGAGACTGGAGAAAACATTTTAGCTCCGAGCAACTGGTCCACTTCTCCTCTGTCATTTACAAGGAGCTGGAGGGCGAGCGCTTCACTCTGCCatggagcctggatggcgcaACGGATGTAGCAAATGTGCTTGCACAAGTTTAA
- the sult2st3 gene encoding sulfotransferase family 2, cytosolic sulfotransferase 3 isoform X3 has product MLTQDLYFMYHGVMLPNETHSQESLTFFAQDFTFKDDDAIAVTYPKSGTIWMQELLPLVLSGGDLTPIQTIPNWDRVPWLEEKRLKVVVDQLSSPRALVTHFPYQLMPQSFVYSKAKVIYVMRNPKDVIVSSYYFHQMATFLEDPGTWDEFMDKFLEGRVMFGKWTDHVKSWRHTELGDRIMYITYEQMIQDLPSAVRLISDFLGKNLSDKIIEKIAYHCSFKSMQANIMSNFSLVPKIYMDSDKSQFLRKGVVGDWRKHFSSEQLVHFSSVIYKELEGERFTLPWSLDGATDVANVLAQV; this is encoded by the exons ATGCTTACACAGGACCTTTATTTTATGTACCATGGAGTTATGCTGCCAAATGAAACCCACTCCCAAGAAAGCCTGACATTTTTTGCACAGGACTTCACGTTTAAAGACGATGACGCCATTGCCGTCACGTACCCAAAGTCAG GTACAATCTGGATGCAAGAGCTCCTCCCGCTGGTGCTGAGTGGGGGGGACTTGACGCCCATTCAAACCATTCCCAACTGGGATAGAGTTCCCTGGCTGGAGGAGAAAAGATTAAAAGTAGTTGTGGATCAATTGTCTTCTCCACGAGCGCTGGTCACACATTTTCCTTATCAACTCATGCCACAGTCCTTCGTCTACTCAAAAGCCAAG GTGATCTATGTAATGAGGAACCCCAAGGATGTCATTGTGTCTTCCTATTACTTCCACCAGATGGCCACTTTCCTTGAAGACCCTGGAACCTGGGATGAATTTATGGACAAATTCCTGGAAGGCAGAG tgatgtttgGCAAATGGACCGACCATGTCAAGAGTTGGAGGCACACAGAGCTGGGAGACCGAATCATGTATATCACATATGAGCAAATgattcag GACCTTCCTTCAGCTGTGCGTCTTATTTCCGATTTCCTGGGGAAGAACCTGAGTGACAAAATCATTGAGAAAATAGCCTACCACTGTTCTTTCAAATCCATGCAGGCCAACATCATGTCTAACTTCAGTTTGGTCCCCAAAATATACATGGACTCTGACAAGTCTCAGTTCCTTAGGAAAG gtgTTGTTGGAGACTGGAGAAAACATTTTAGCTCCGAGCAACTGGTCCACTTCTCCTCTGTCATTTACAAGGAGCTGGAGGGCGAGCGCTTCACTCTGCCatggagcctggatggcgcaACGGATGTAGCAAATGTGCTTGCACAAGTTTAA
- the sult2st3 gene encoding sulfotransferase family 2, cytosolic sulfotransferase 3 isoform X4, which translates to MQELLPLVLSGGDLTPIQTIPNWDRVPWLEEKRLKVVVDQLSSPRALVTHFPYQLMPQSFVYSKAKVIYVMRNPKDVIVSSYYFHQMATFLEDPGTWDEFMDKFLEGRGFSLKKFLSLCGLAVTPCLVVMVGKAVVPLRIVMFGKWTDHVKSWRHTELGDRIMYITYEQMIQDLPSAVRLISDFLGKNLSDKIIEKIAYHCSFKSMQANIMSNFSLVPKIYMDSDKSQFLRKGVVGDWRKHFSSEQLVHFSSVIYKELEGERFTLPWSLDGATDVANVLAQV; encoded by the exons ATGCAAGAGCTCCTCCCGCTGGTGCTGAGTGGGGGGGACTTGACGCCCATTCAAACCATTCCCAACTGGGATAGAGTTCCCTGGCTGGAGGAGAAAAGATTAAAAGTAGTTGTGGATCAATTGTCTTCTCCACGAGCGCTGGTCACACATTTTCCTTATCAACTCATGCCACAGTCCTTCGTCTACTCAAAAGCCAAG GTGATCTATGTAATGAGGAACCCCAAGGATGTCATTGTGTCTTCCTATTACTTCCACCAGATGGCCACTTTCCTTGAAGACCCTGGAACCTGGGATGAATTTATGGACAAATTCCTGGAAGGCAGAGGTTTTAGTTTGAAAAAGTTTCTTTCCTTATGTGGGCTTGCCGTCACTCCATGCCTTGTTGTCATGGTAGGAAAGGCTGTTGTCCCCCTGAGAATAG tgatgtttgGCAAATGGACCGACCATGTCAAGAGTTGGAGGCACACAGAGCTGGGAGACCGAATCATGTATATCACATATGAGCAAATgattcag GACCTTCCTTCAGCTGTGCGTCTTATTTCCGATTTCCTGGGGAAGAACCTGAGTGACAAAATCATTGAGAAAATAGCCTACCACTGTTCTTTCAAATCCATGCAGGCCAACATCATGTCTAACTTCAGTTTGGTCCCCAAAATATACATGGACTCTGACAAGTCTCAGTTCCTTAGGAAAG gtgTTGTTGGAGACTGGAGAAAACATTTTAGCTCCGAGCAACTGGTCCACTTCTCCTCTGTCATTTACAAGGAGCTGGAGGGCGAGCGCTTCACTCTGCCatggagcctggatggcgcaACGGATGTAGCAAATGTGCTTGCACAAGTTTAA